The DNA sequence ACTATTTGCCAGACGTTTCTATTTGTAATCGCTACATACAAAAGAGACAGAAGGGCTACGACGGATAGAACAGCTCCCGCTAAATGACTAAAGCCGCTTGCCGGTTCACGAAAAAACTTTTTCAATTAGGTCACTTCCAATTTATTATGATGTATAAGTATACTCCTACATGAAGCATCTTTAAATATTATTTACGAAACTTTCCTCGTCTATTATAACCCCTTCAAGTTTTTATGTTGACCTGCTTCATATGACATTAAATTAATTCTACCGAGACGCCGAATATTTCCATTTATTGACAGTCATGTATACTCATGGTATACATATTATAGACAACAAAGACTTGTGGGGGTGGCAGAGTTAACATTTCGGATCCAATGCATGATAGGTCAATAGCTCTTGCCGACTGCAACAATTTCTTTGTTTCTTGTGAGCGTAGGGCAGATAATAGCCTCGATCACTGTCCTGTTTTGGTTCTTTCCTCCAATGATGGCTGTGTTATCTCTCGTTGCAATGAGGTCAAAAAAATGGGAATCAAAATTGGAATTCCTTATTTTAAAGTTAAAGATTTGCTCGCCCATAACGGAGTTAAAATAAGATCTACAAATATGACTCTATATCAAAAAATATCTGCCGAAGTAATGGCTACTATCAGACAATTCTCTGATACCTTAGAGATATACTCAATAGACGAGTGTTTTTTTAGCTTAAGAATAAACTCTGTAAAAGACCCTCTCTCCTACTGCCGTAAAATTAAAGAGGCAGTATGGAAAGAATCCAGAATCCCTATATCTGTAGGTATAGCCCCAACGAAAACTCTTTGTAAGTTGGCTGTGGAATATGCAAAAAAAAACGAAGAGACAGGCGGTGTCTATTGGCTTCAAAGAGATCAGTATTCTAACTCGGAGTTCATGTCTCGTTTTGATTGCTCAGCCATATGGGGTATAGGAAGAAAAAGCAGCGACAAATTATTGAAATATGGAGTGAGAAAGGCCTCAGACTTTATCAAGAAGGATGAGATGTGGGTAAAGAAAAATTTTAATATCAGTGCCCTTTACACTCTGTGGGAGTTAAAAGGCTTCCCGGCACATGGTATAGACAGCGGAGAGAAGCCACCAAAATCTATTATGGTTTCCAGATCATTTGGAACAGCTATTACCACTTATGAAGAATTGCTCGACCCTCTTCTCTGTTTTACAGTATCTGCAGGGAAACAGCTGCGTAAGGCTAAGCAGATGGCAGGGAAGCTGTCGGTTTTTATATCAACAAGCAGATTTAACGAGGACAACTATTATGCCAACAGTAAGGAAATTTCCTTTGATAATCCCTGCTGCACAGATTCAGAGCTAATGGAGTGCACAGAAGCTATTTTTGAGGAAATTTTTATGCCTGGATATGAATATAAAAAATGTGGAGTCATTTTGTCCAACTTTGTAGATGTGTCTGCGGGAATTCAAACTTCTCTGTTCGAAGAAAAAAGATGTGAGGATGAAAAGAATCTCAGGGTTGCCTCCGCTGTAGACTCTATAAACAACAAATTTAAACAGGGAATCATAAAGCCGGCAAGTCTCTTCGAAGCACCGGATCAGGAGAAAAAATGGGCTCCTAAATCTGAATTCCATTCAAAAAAAGTAGAGAAAAAAGAAGACTCATCTCTACCTGACGGAATACGTTTCCAAAATCACTCCGAAGATTTTGTATCTTAATATTTGTTGTATATCATTTAGATTTTAAATTAAAATTCTAGTGCTTCGCTTTTCCCAGTTTCAGTTAATTTTAGCGTGCTCATATCAACCTCTTTGGTTGGATCAATTGTGTGATAGTACCAATTTTTACTGATATCATCATAAATAAGAGCCCAGTTTAACGTAGACTTTAATTCAAAATCAATTCCATAGATATCTTTAAACCGCAAAGAGTACCCATTCTCTATAGTTATTCTCAGCGTTGCTCCGCTGGGAGTGTAATA is a window from the Synergistaceae bacterium genome containing:
- a CDS encoding Y-family DNA polymerase → MHDRSIALADCNNFFVSCERRADNSLDHCPVLVLSSNDGCVISRCNEVKKMGIKIGIPYFKVKDLLAHNGVKIRSTNMTLYQKISAEVMATIRQFSDTLEIYSIDECFFSLRINSVKDPLSYCRKIKEAVWKESRIPISVGIAPTKTLCKLAVEYAKKNEETGGVYWLQRDQYSNSEFMSRFDCSAIWGIGRKSSDKLLKYGVRKASDFIKKDEMWVKKNFNISALYTLWELKGFPAHGIDSGEKPPKSIMVSRSFGTAITTYEELLDPLLCFTVSAGKQLRKAKQMAGKLSVFISTSRFNEDNYYANSKEISFDNPCCTDSELMECTEAIFEEIFMPGYEYKKCGVILSNFVDVSAGIQTSLFEEKRCEDEKNLRVASAVDSINNKFKQGIIKPASLFEAPDQEKKWAPKSEFHSKKVEKKEDSSLPDGIRFQNHSEDFVS